In a genomic window of Mageeibacillus indolicus UPII9-5:
- a CDS encoding YeeE/YedE family protein, with product MKHTERIVGWIFLIAVLLAGYFLLPTSMLFFRLIIGGLLGYALSRGYMGFAGSVNRAYLTGSTRLMRTLMLMFFVSAAGTVAVLFQADATKFDLWVNPINFGLLLGGIFFGFGMAFSSCCASGVLTDLVTALPRALITLVFFCAGVFLGFPLQNTAGWIKDSWLTSPTGAAIGTKGVYFPDYFKFDGLDGYLGALAVTGVLCIIVVRLSRYYENKRKKTGEYFGHFDEGVQLKIAADKLSENDVPFFSATAYERYFVRPWSLRTAVIVISFIFVVLMGVTKAGWGASTPYGFWFGKVLMQFGVSTDAIVAFTHGAAKPYELPFLLHPITLQNIGILLGTAFYLLSAEQLRDAVKAGYRISAKQGLFYAIGGLAMGFGTRLSNGCNVGALYTPIANFSLSGWIFLVVMVLGGILGNKIAKKVGL from the coding sequence ATGAAACATACGGAAAGAATCGTCGGTTGGATATTCCTGATAGCAGTATTGCTGGCGGGATATTTTCTGCTGCCGACCTCAATGCTGTTTTTTCGCCTTATTATCGGTGGTTTGCTCGGTTATGCACTTTCAAGGGGCTACATGGGATTTGCCGGCAGCGTCAACCGTGCATATTTAACCGGGTCAACCCGATTGATGCGAACTTTGATGCTGATGTTTTTCGTATCGGCAGCCGGTACGGTTGCGGTTCTGTTTCAGGCAGACGCTACAAAATTTGATCTATGGGTAAACCCGATTAATTTCGGCCTTTTGCTGGGCGGAATTTTCTTCGGTTTCGGGATGGCGTTTTCTTCTTGCTGCGCCTCGGGGGTTCTGACCGATTTGGTCACTGCACTACCGCGAGCGTTGATAACTTTGGTCTTCTTTTGTGCCGGTGTTTTTCTCGGCTTTCCGCTGCAAAATACTGCCGGATGGATCAAAGACTCTTGGCTTACTTCTCCGACCGGCGCGGCAATCGGCACCAAAGGTGTTTACTTCCCGGATTATTTTAAGTTTGACGGGCTTGACGGATATTTGGGCGCATTGGCAGTTACAGGTGTGCTTTGCATTATTGTAGTGCGTTTAAGCCGCTATTATGAAAACAAGCGCAAAAAAACGGGTGAATATTTCGGGCATTTTGATGAAGGGGTCCAGCTGAAGATTGCCGCGGATAAGTTGAGTGAAAACGACGTACCGTTTTTTTCTGCCACCGCCTATGAACGCTATTTTGTGCGGCCGTGGTCGTTGCGGACGGCGGTTATAGTCATTTCGTTTATTTTTGTCGTGCTGATGGGGGTTACCAAGGCGGGTTGGGGAGCGAGCACTCCTTACGGCTTCTGGTTTGGGAAAGTTTTGATGCAATTTGGGGTGAGTACAGATGCCATTGTCGCATTTACGCACGGCGCGGCTAAACCTTATGAACTGCCGTTCTTATTGCATCCGATAACTTTGCAAAATATAGGTATTTTGCTCGGCACAGCCTTCTACTTGCTTTCAGCGGAACAGCTTCGTGACGCGGTAAAAGCCGGCTATCGAATTTCAGCCAAGCAAGGTTTATTTTATGCTATAGGGGGGCTGGCCATGGGCTTTGGAACCCGTTTATCCAACGGCTGTAACGTCGGAGCTTTGTATACGCCGATTGCCAATTTTTCGCTGTCAGGTTGGATATTCTTGGTGGTAATGGTTTTAGGCGGGATTCTGGGTAACAAAATAGCCAAAAAAGTCGGTCTGTAA
- a CDS encoding ABC transporter permease: MKMLREKLPIAPAVWLGILAVWFGYTALVKHDSVMIPSPLTVWRTFIYTVQNGYGGISLGVHLRSSFVRLFLALLTAFVTAVPLGFLSGYIKWIQKAVDSLVQFYRPIPPLAYYPLLILWLGIDDRSKIMLLYLSAFAPLYIACVAAIGGIRRDYILSAKSLGANTNQILKYIIWPACQPALFTGLRTAFGFAYSTLVATEMTAATSGVGWMVMDASRYLKSDIIFMGIIIMGVTGLVIDRCLYFLEKHLVFWKGKS; encoded by the coding sequence ATGAAAATGCTACGCGAAAAATTACCGATAGCGCCGGCTGTATGGCTGGGTATTTTAGCGGTTTGGTTCGGCTATACAGCTTTAGTGAAGCACGATTCGGTAATGATACCGTCGCCGCTCACTGTATGGCGAACTTTCATTTACACCGTGCAGAACGGATATGGCGGTATCAGTTTGGGCGTACATCTACGGAGCAGCTTTGTGCGCCTTTTTCTGGCTTTGCTGACTGCCTTTGTTACTGCAGTTCCGCTGGGTTTCCTCAGTGGCTACATAAAATGGATACAGAAAGCAGTCGATTCCTTGGTACAGTTCTATCGCCCCATACCGCCGCTTGCCTATTATCCTTTGCTCATACTTTGGCTTGGCATTGATGATCGCTCAAAAATTATGTTGCTGTATTTATCGGCCTTCGCGCCTCTGTACATTGCCTGTGTCGCTGCTATCGGAGGTATTCGTAGGGATTACATATTAAGTGCTAAATCTCTAGGCGCAAATACAAATCAAATTCTAAAATATATTATTTGGCCGGCTTGCCAACCGGCACTGTTCACCGGCTTGCGCACTGCATTCGGCTTTGCTTATTCAACACTAGTGGCTACGGAAATGACGGCTGCGACATCCGGAGTTGGCTGGATGGTGATGGATGCGTCACGTTATCTGAAAAGCGACATTATTTTTATGGGAATAATTATTATGGGCGTGACCGGACTGGTCATTGACCGCTGCCTGTATTTTTTGGAGAAACATTTAGTGTTTTGGAAAGGAAAAAGCTGA
- a CDS encoding ABC transporter substrate-binding protein has protein sequence MPKLSAANFRTLLRILIVVFVCGGLSLSFYHYLPHSLDKPEHHKSEELAGGVPAQKNSARRMVNIGYLRVPNDEMLAISMGNLQRSLAEMNVEAKFTVFDSGVEANQAFASGSIDFASMGITNAVIAMAKKLPVQLIWIHEILGTNEGLVVQKDRGISKIDDLRGKVVATTFASTSHFSLLKTLVRHNLVGSVTLLDMKSTDIAAAWQRGDIDGAYTWEPALNTIQNSGGITLITSRELAATGNPTANVMLGRRAFTERNQDITEAFLAAVIKANQFYRSHPDEAAKILAPKLEISPELAALQMSGSQWLDLTTARAYFGSGDGPGKLIEVLHDLSEFLHQIKTIPHVPDRAAIREFVNGEFLPEPTKN, from the coding sequence ATGCCTAAACTGAGCGCAGCAAATTTTCGCACCTTGCTACGGATTTTAATCGTTGTTTTTGTATGCGGCGGTTTGAGTCTGAGTTTTTACCACTATTTACCACATTCGCTCGACAAGCCTGAACATCATAAGTCGGAAGAGCTTGCCGGCGGTGTTCCGGCTCAAAAAAATTCGGCGCGGCGGATGGTAAACATCGGCTATTTGCGCGTGCCTAATGATGAAATGCTGGCTATCAGTATGGGAAATTTGCAGCGGAGCTTGGCCGAAATGAATGTTGAGGCGAAATTCACAGTTTTCGACTCGGGGGTTGAGGCTAACCAAGCTTTTGCTTCCGGTAGCATCGACTTCGCTTCCATGGGAATAACCAATGCGGTAATCGCAATGGCTAAAAAACTGCCGGTTCAACTTATTTGGATTCATGAAATTTTGGGCACGAATGAGGGCTTGGTGGTGCAAAAAGATCGCGGTATCAGCAAAATTGATGACTTGCGCGGCAAGGTAGTGGCGACAACTTTTGCCTCGACTTCGCACTTCAGTTTGTTAAAGACTTTGGTCAGGCATAATCTGGTCGGGTCGGTTACTTTATTGGATATGAAGTCTACGGATATTGCTGCTGCCTGGCAAAGGGGAGATATTGACGGGGCCTACACATGGGAACCGGCCTTGAACACGATTCAGAATTCCGGCGGGATTACTTTAATTACTTCGCGCGAATTGGCCGCGACCGGCAACCCTACCGCTAATGTCATGCTTGGGCGTCGTGCTTTTACTGAACGTAATCAGGATATCACCGAAGCCTTTTTGGCGGCGGTTATTAAGGCTAATCAGTTTTATCGGAGCCACCCGGATGAAGCGGCAAAAATTTTGGCACCTAAGCTGGAAATATCGCCTGAGTTGGCAGCTTTGCAGATGAGCGGATCGCAGTGGTTGGACTTGACTACGGCACGGGCTTATTTTGGCTCGGGAGATGGACCGGGCAAACTAATTGAAGTTTTACACGATTTGAGTGAGTTTTTACATCAAATTAAAACTATTCCCCATGTTCCGGATCGGGCTGCCATACGTGAATTTGTTAACGGAGAATTTTTGCCTGAACCTACGAAAAATTAA
- a CDS encoding ABC transporter ATP-binding protein, whose translation MTMTSKITCNKYNEPAANAANATVTPAETAPTASLRRLDARNHAGQPPETILVCDRVSFAYSPTERPILQDISFEIAKRDFVCVLGASGCGKSTLLNILAGYLPVHEGQVMFKGEAITGPGWHRGVVFQQQALYPWLNVFDNIAFGLNMRHCEATTVKARVAELLDLIELTPYAQEYVFNLSGGMRQRVQLARVLANNPELILMDEPLGALDAITRIKIQNLLRKLWWLGDSTFFMITHDIDEALALATKIIVLAPDPGRIVKTYATNYTYSAYTSRHPNEYMDESYLRLKEEIYEILTPE comes from the coding sequence ATGACTATGACTTCTAAAATTACTTGTAACAAATATAATGAGCCGGCAGCAAATGCGGCGAACGCAACCGTTACTCCGGCCGAAACCGCGCCAACGGCGTCTTTACGCCGACTCGACGCTCGAAACCACGCGGGCCAGCCACCTGAAACCATCTTAGTTTGTGATCGAGTTTCGTTCGCCTATTCGCCGACCGAACGCCCGATTTTGCAAGACATTTCCTTCGAAATAGCCAAACGCGATTTCGTCTGCGTTTTGGGGGCTTCAGGTTGTGGCAAAAGCACATTACTGAATATTCTGGCCGGATATTTGCCGGTACACGAAGGCCAAGTTATGTTTAAGGGGGAGGCGATTACCGGCCCAGGATGGCATCGAGGCGTGGTGTTTCAACAACAAGCCCTTTACCCATGGCTAAATGTCTTTGATAATATAGCTTTCGGCCTCAACATGCGTCACTGCGAAGCGACTACCGTAAAAGCGAGGGTTGCCGAATTGCTTGATTTGATCGAATTGACCCCCTATGCTCAAGAATACGTGTTTAATTTGTCCGGAGGAATGCGCCAACGTGTCCAGCTGGCGCGGGTTTTGGCCAACAATCCGGAGCTGATTCTCATGGACGAACCTTTGGGTGCTCTCGATGCAATAACCCGTATCAAGATTCAAAATCTCTTGCGCAAGCTGTGGTGGCTCGGCGACAGCACCTTCTTTATGATTACGCATGACATAGATGAAGCTCTAGCCCTGGCAACCAAAATTATCGTTTTGGCTCCCGACCCGGGGCGAATTGTCAAAACTTACGCGACAAATTACACCTATTCGGCATATACGTCGCGTCACCCGAACGAATATATGGACGAAAGTTATTTGCGCTTGAAAGAAGAAATATACGAAATTTTGACCCCGGAATAG
- a CDS encoding LysR family transcriptional regulator, producing the protein MLDIRYKTFLELAKQLNYTKAAKRLNYTQPTVTKHIQYIENRLQVKLVYSQGREVKLTHEGILLRDHLYELLDMIEKFEHTLARSNNRSSSNIGTSRTVGEYYIPLYTKLLAQNRLHFNLLVENTDILLGALEERSIDCALISGPVKERAGMIKEEFFRDQIVLVCSPNHNLAGKTVDLADLFDEKLTMREHGSGLLQSLTTTFYKMGIQLSQFNQLKFIGNIRLTKEILYQGERLGFLYFASVREDIEAGKLATVTIRGLNLWQPYYMVYYDTCQACNLAQKLRQYIVVPTTEASGGRADKK; encoded by the coding sequence ATGTTAGATATACGGTATAAAACCTTTCTCGAATTAGCTAAACAGTTGAATTATACCAAGGCGGCCAAACGACTTAATTATACTCAGCCGACGGTTACCAAACATATTCAATATATTGAAAATAGGTTGCAGGTTAAGCTGGTTTACAGCCAAGGACGAGAAGTGAAACTTACCCATGAGGGAATTTTGCTGCGTGACCATTTGTATGAGCTTTTGGATATGATTGAAAAATTTGAACATACCTTGGCACGCTCCAACAATCGTTCTTCCAGCAATATTGGGACGAGTCGTACGGTCGGCGAATACTATATACCGCTTTACACCAAGCTTTTGGCGCAAAATCGCTTGCATTTTAATCTGTTGGTTGAAAATACCGACATTTTGCTGGGTGCTCTGGAAGAACGGAGCATCGACTGCGCCCTTATTTCCGGGCCGGTGAAAGAACGTGCCGGCATGATTAAAGAGGAATTTTTTCGCGATCAAATCGTCTTAGTCTGCTCGCCAAATCACAATTTGGCCGGTAAAACGGTGGATTTGGCGGATTTGTTTGATGAGAAGCTGACGATGCGTGAGCACGGCTCGGGATTGCTACAGTCCTTAACCACTACTTTCTATAAAATGGGAATACAACTTTCTCAGTTTAATCAATTAAAGTTTATCGGTAATATCCGCTTGACGAAAGAGATTTTGTATCAAGGGGAACGGTTGGGTTTTTTGTACTTCGCTTCGGTACGTGAAGATATTGAGGCCGGCAAGCTGGCGACGGTAACTATTCGCGGCCTTAATCTGTGGCAACCATATTATATGGTTTATTATGATACGTGCCAAGCTTGTAATTTGGCGCAAAAACTGCGTCAGTACATTGTAGTGCCTACGACGGAAGCGTCCGGCGGCAGAGCGGATAAAAAGTAA
- a CDS encoding glycosyltransferase family 2 protein, with protein sequence MLFSLIIPVWNVEKYLPACFNSLLQQSETDFEVIFVDDGSPDRSAEFIATQIASQRLTNFHLLRQANAGAGAARNNGLAAAKGDYVLFVDSDDLLPADALANYKKAIESYPEAVVFYSNFYILASSVPTVPADPAVPAVPAGPAAPAVPTATAAQADSKRLGQSANPEVRKLQPFNLNLPLHQLRGEPQPLPLQAVAPWNKLISRSYLLKHPDIRFPHGLWYEDLEFCLRLQMYAPLWVALPDYNYIYRLRPESAMSSKRLERNRDILTILDRCRTAYAEAGLSDKYRSELEAVTAYHGYLSVLTRLYRASADVAVATFEIPLYRNYKKINCPNYLHNSLLSWRQKLLGLLYDLRCGRLLRFFHLI encoded by the coding sequence ATGCTGTTCAGCTTGATTATTCCGGTTTGGAATGTAGAAAAATATTTGCCGGCCTGTTTCAATTCTTTGTTGCAACAAAGCGAAACTGATTTTGAGGTTATTTTCGTCGATGACGGGTCTCCGGATCGATCCGCTGAGTTCATCGCCACGCAGATCGCCAGTCAGCGTTTAACCAATTTTCATTTGTTGCGGCAGGCCAACGCTGGAGCCGGAGCGGCACGCAATAACGGCTTGGCAGCGGCCAAGGGCGATTATGTGCTTTTTGTCGACAGTGATGACCTGTTGCCGGCAGATGCCCTGGCCAATTACAAAAAAGCGATCGAGTCTTATCCTGAGGCGGTAGTCTTTTATAGCAATTTTTATATTCTTGCCTCATCCGTACCGACTGTTCCGGCTGACCCGGCTGTTCCGGCTGTTCCGGCTGGCCCGGCTGCCCCGGCTGTCCCAACTGCCACGGCTGCCCAAGCTGACTCGAAAAGACTCGGCCAATCGGCAAACCCGGAAGTCAGAAAACTGCAACCGTTCAATCTAAATTTGCCACTGCACCAATTGCGGGGTGAGCCGCAACCGCTGCCGCTGCAAGCAGTCGCCCCCTGGAACAAATTGATTTCCCGCTCCTATCTACTGAAACACCCCGATATCCGCTTCCCCCACGGCCTTTGGTATGAAGATTTGGAGTTTTGCTTACGCTTACAAATGTATGCGCCGCTCTGGGTGGCCTTGCCGGACTACAACTATATTTACCGCCTGCGGCCGGAATCAGCCATGAGCTCTAAGCGACTTGAACGCAACCGTGACATTCTCACAATCTTAGATAGATGCCGAACCGCCTATGCCGAGGCCGGTTTAAGCGATAAATACCGCTCCGAACTGGAAGCCGTCACTGCCTACCACGGCTATTTAAGCGTGTTGACCCGACTTTACCGAGCGTCTGCGGACGTAGCGGTTGCAACCTTTGAGATTCCGCTTTATCGCAATTACAAAAAAATCAATTGCCCGAATTATCTGCACAATTCTTTGCTCTCTTGGCGGCAAAAATTACTCGGCCTCCTCTACGATCTGCGGTGTGGCCGCCTGCTGCGATTTTTCCACCTGATTTAG
- a CDS encoding DMT family transporter, whose protein sequence is MIPGLLSGLLWGLDTVMIGVVLAKLGNDFLLAFLAPILSSFIHDAMSAVWLWVITFLRRGIKPLFKVWHSKAAVEVMVAALLGGPIGMTCYVLSIRDLGSGLTALFSAFFPALGAAMGHFFLKQRLKFYQWLSLLVCLGAVAVLSVPTSGGLKITATGLLWAIICVVSWAAESVICAHAMQNDAVSAEQAIVIRQTVSALTYAIIILPWLNAWEMIPPLLSLPSSGFLPLAAICGAFSFILYYRAIHQLGAGRGMALNITYCAWAMIFAAIFLHEKPSLYQLAAAVVLIIASLVTAGAFIFRRGVSPSDKLK, encoded by the coding sequence ATGATTCCGGGACTTTTATCAGGTTTACTTTGGGGCTTGGATACGGTGATGATCGGCGTTGTTCTTGCCAAACTCGGCAACGATTTTCTTTTGGCTTTTTTGGCACCAATTCTCAGTTCCTTCATACACGATGCCATGTCGGCGGTCTGGCTCTGGGTAATAACTTTTCTGCGTCGAGGAATAAAACCGCTTTTCAAAGTATGGCATTCCAAAGCAGCCGTTGAAGTAATGGTTGCCGCCTTGTTGGGCGGCCCTATCGGAATGACTTGCTACGTATTAAGCATTCGTGATCTTGGCTCCGGCTTGACAGCACTGTTCTCGGCATTTTTCCCTGCTTTGGGAGCGGCCATGGGACATTTTTTCTTAAAACAACGGTTGAAGTTTTATCAGTGGCTTTCGCTACTCGTTTGTCTGGGAGCCGTTGCCGTGCTGAGCGTACCTACCTCAGGCGGTCTAAAAATCACGGCGACCGGTCTGCTTTGGGCCATAATCTGTGTGGTCAGTTGGGCGGCGGAATCGGTAATTTGTGCTCACGCAATGCAAAATGACGCCGTATCGGCCGAGCAGGCCATCGTTATTCGCCAAACAGTTTCCGCGCTAACCTACGCAATAATTATCTTGCCGTGGCTGAACGCTTGGGAAATGATTCCACCGTTGCTATCGCTACCTTCCAGTGGTTTCTTGCCATTGGCCGCCATATGCGGAGCATTTTCGTTCATTTTATACTATCGAGCCATACATCAATTAGGAGCGGGGCGCGGCATGGCCTTGAACATCACTTATTGCGCTTGGGCTATGATCTTTGCCGCCATTTTTTTGCACGAAAAGCCGTCCCTATACCAGCTGGCAGCCGCAGTCGTTCTGATTATCGCTTCATTAGTAACGGCCGGAGCTTTTATATTTAGGCGTGGTGTTTCCCCTTCCGATAAGTTAAAATAA